Proteins from one Pseudomonas grandcourensis genomic window:
- a CDS encoding SDR family NAD(P)-dependent oxidoreductase: protein MNSSWADQVALVSGAGSELGIGMAIAHRLGAQGAKLIVTASSARINERVAELRAAGFEAEGRPVDLTQETQVSEFVAWAEAVWGRIDILVNNAGMAMQGSPEPFAEFTNTSLETWNLSIARNLTTAFLLTQGVLPGMRARGYGRIVNISSTTGTRASNPGEAAYSAAKAGMVGMNMSLALEVAHLGITVNSVAPGWIATGSSTPDEVKAARSTPLGRAGRPEEVAAAVVFLASPEASYITGELLVVDGGNCLVENKAY, encoded by the coding sequence ATGAATTCAAGCTGGGCAGATCAGGTGGCGCTTGTGAGTGGAGCGGGCAGTGAGCTTGGAATTGGTATGGCAATTGCCCATCGTCTTGGGGCTCAAGGGGCCAAGCTGATCGTCACGGCAAGCAGCGCACGCATCAATGAGCGGGTTGCGGAGTTACGCGCCGCCGGCTTCGAAGCAGAGGGTCGACCGGTAGACTTAACTCAGGAAACTCAGGTTAGTGAATTCGTCGCTTGGGCTGAGGCCGTCTGGGGCCGCATCGATATTCTTGTAAATAATGCCGGTATGGCGATGCAAGGGAGTCCAGAACCGTTCGCCGAGTTCACGAATACGAGCCTCGAAACCTGGAATCTTTCCATCGCTAGAAATCTGACAACTGCGTTCCTGTTAACTCAAGGGGTGTTGCCTGGGATGCGGGCTAGAGGCTATGGCCGCATAGTAAACATCAGCTCAACCACAGGCACACGAGCCAGTAATCCAGGAGAGGCTGCTTATAGTGCAGCAAAGGCCGGAATGGTAGGGATGAACATGAGTCTCGCTCTTGAGGTTGCTCATCTAGGTATCACGGTGAATTCAGTTGCCCCTGGTTGGATAGCTACAGGGTCGAGCACTCCTGATGAAGTCAAAGCAGCACGCTCTACACCTCTTGGGAGAGCGGGTCGGCCAGAGGAAGTGGCCGCTGCCGTTGTATTCTTGGCTTCACCTGAAGCGAGTTACATCACAGGTGAGTTGCTCGTGGTGGATGGGGGCAATTGCTTGGTTGAGAACAAAGCTTATTAA
- a CDS encoding NADPH-dependent FMN reductase, producing the protein MATVAHRLLGISGSLRSQSTNTAVLKTLSNRLGHQVDMSLFALNEIPLYNSDLEAQMLPASVAVLKDAIEQADGLIICSPEYNYGTSGVLKNALDWASRPGFNSSLKNKPVLIMTSSPGVLGGVRAQAQLRETLSATLSRVIRGPQIVIPGVNEKIQDGRFIDEKTIEFMLAAVDDLISEIKAAS; encoded by the coding sequence ATGGCCACCGTCGCTCATCGTCTACTCGGTATTTCAGGTAGCCTGCGTTCACAATCAACCAATACAGCGGTACTCAAGACCCTCTCCAATCGGTTGGGCCATCAGGTAGACATGAGTCTCTTCGCACTGAATGAGATCCCCCTTTACAACTCAGATCTCGAAGCGCAGATGCTGCCTGCATCAGTGGCGGTGCTGAAAGATGCTATCGAACAAGCCGATGGCTTGATCATCTGCTCGCCTGAATACAACTACGGTACTTCCGGCGTGCTGAAAAATGCACTGGATTGGGCATCTCGCCCGGGCTTCAACTCATCGTTGAAAAATAAACCCGTGCTCATCATGACGTCTTCACCAGGCGTGCTTGGCGGGGTGCGCGCCCAGGCACAATTGAGAGAGACGCTATCAGCGACCCTTTCCAGAGTCATTCGCGGCCCTCAGATAGTCATTCCGGGCGTCAATGAAAAGATCCAGGACGGCAGATTCATTGATGAAAAAACGATTGAGTTCATGCTTGCCGCCGTTGATGACTTGATTAGTGAAATCAAAGCAGCCTCGTAG
- a CDS encoding alcohol dehydrogenase catalytic domain-containing protein translates to MTAKTMRAARLYEGGKPMVIEQVSVPEIRPTEVLVKVKACGIVPNLHNILTNWVKWFPQNPLPKLPAIFGLDPSGVVEAVGAQVYDFKVGERVYVNPGRYCGSCRACRAGNTIACTAYTFNGYFGFTPKSPRMFEDYPYGGLCEYIPAPQYSLVKLPDNISFETAARLGYMGTAYKALLKANVGPGSTVLINGISGTLGLGAVVLALALGARKILGTARNQDLFQKVKDLAAPGRIEIHTLGTIPTNEWAHEVTHGEGVDVVIDALGPGAPHESLTQALKSLHRGGHLVNIGAIAGEVPIDLHWIMDNDIQISGSAWFTTGQGQAMADMVESGVLDLSFFENTAFKLEDVNNAITGIENRHGGFSNYVICP, encoded by the coding sequence ATGACTGCAAAAACAATGCGCGCTGCACGCCTGTACGAAGGCGGCAAACCCATGGTCATCGAGCAAGTTTCTGTACCCGAAATCCGCCCTACTGAGGTGCTGGTCAAGGTGAAGGCATGTGGGATCGTCCCAAACCTGCACAACATTCTGACAAATTGGGTTAAGTGGTTCCCTCAAAATCCGCTGCCGAAACTTCCTGCCATTTTCGGGCTCGACCCATCAGGTGTCGTCGAAGCAGTAGGTGCTCAGGTCTACGACTTCAAGGTGGGTGAGCGGGTGTACGTTAACCCTGGCAGATACTGCGGTTCCTGCCGGGCATGCCGTGCGGGCAACACCATTGCGTGCACTGCCTATACCTTCAACGGCTACTTCGGTTTCACGCCAAAAAGTCCCCGCATGTTCGAGGATTACCCTTACGGCGGCCTCTGCGAGTACATCCCTGCGCCCCAATACAGCTTGGTCAAGCTGCCTGACAATATCAGTTTTGAAACGGCTGCACGCTTGGGTTACATGGGCACCGCTTACAAGGCGCTTCTCAAGGCGAATGTTGGCCCTGGCAGTACCGTGCTCATCAACGGGATTAGTGGGACGCTTGGTCTCGGTGCCGTCGTCCTGGCGCTTGCTCTAGGTGCTCGTAAAATTCTCGGCACTGCCCGCAATCAAGATTTGTTCCAGAAGGTGAAAGACCTCGCAGCTCCTGGGCGAATTGAAATTCACACGCTCGGTACTATTCCTACCAACGAATGGGCCCATGAGGTTACGCATGGCGAGGGCGTGGATGTGGTTATTGATGCCTTGGGCCCAGGCGCACCGCACGAAAGCCTGACCCAAGCTCTCAAATCTCTGCATCGAGGCGGACACTTAGTGAACATTGGCGCTATCGCCGGTGAAGTCCCTATAGACCTGCATTGGATCATGGACAACGACATCCAGATCAGTGGATCTGCCTGGTTCACCACTGGTCAAGGACAAGCCATGGCTGACATGGTTGAGTCCGGTGTGCTGGATCTTTCATTTTTTGAAAATACGGCTTTCAAGCTAGAAGACGTCAACAACGCGATTACCGGTATCGAAAACCGCCATGGCGGCTTCAGCAACTACGTCATTTGTCCTTGA
- a CDS encoding VOC family protein: MSALPKINFTHSGVFCEDLDRMVDFYCRTLGFIVSDKGVASTGHRLFFMTQNPELHHQVVLFDGKPVDLPFNPINQLSFLLDSLDDLKTYYQFAKKSGIEGIAQVDHGNAWSMYFKDPEGNPIEMYVDAPFYTAQPCKEPLDLEMPTEAILAQTEAMCKRRPGFQTREQWKESIRAKIEEQRVRIG, from the coding sequence ATGTCCGCATTACCTAAAATCAATTTCACCCACTCTGGTGTGTTTTGCGAAGACCTCGACCGGATGGTTGATTTTTACTGCCGCACCTTGGGTTTCATCGTAAGTGACAAGGGGGTCGCTTCTACAGGTCACCGTTTGTTCTTCATGACTCAGAACCCTGAGTTACATCATCAGGTCGTTCTCTTTGACGGAAAACCAGTCGACCTACCGTTCAACCCGATCAATCAGCTTTCGTTTCTCCTGGACTCCCTCGACGACCTGAAAACGTACTATCAATTCGCCAAGAAAAGCGGAATTGAAGGGATTGCACAGGTGGATCACGGCAACGCTTGGTCGATGTACTTCAAAGATCCTGAAGGCAATCCCATCGAAATGTATGTCGATGCGCCGTTCTACACCGCACAACCTTGCAAGGAACCGCTGGATCTCGAGATGCCGACTGAGGCTATCCTCGCCCAGACCGAGGCTATGTGTAAGCGCCGTCCCGGTTTCCAGACTCGCGAGCAATGGAAGGAATCCATACGGGCGAAGATCGAAGAGCAGCGCGTTCGTATCGGCTAA
- a CDS encoding amidohydrolase family protein, whose protein sequence is MTDTCSTPITGIDSHAHVFSRDLNLVGARRYTPDYDATLEQYLTHLHAHGLSHGVLVQPSFLGTDNSYLLAALRQAPDKLRGVVVLEPGVSRAILNDMDHLGVVGVRLNLMGKALPDFRNSAWREFFSHIADLDWHVELHREVKDLPGLIHQLTPFGLKLVIDHFGRPDANSGVDQPGFCELLELGSKGSIWMKVSGIYRLGGTPQQNINFARMALPLFEQSFGLRQLVWGSDWPHTQHEQSIGFGTVVDQLQALECSTQVSYSLLVQAPRRLFGFAKGES, encoded by the coding sequence ATGACTGACACCTGTTCTACGCCGATCACCGGCATCGACTCCCATGCTCATGTGTTTAGCCGTGATCTAAATCTGGTCGGTGCACGGCGCTATACCCCTGATTACGACGCCACGCTTGAGCAGTATCTGACGCACTTGCACGCTCATGGTCTGAGTCATGGCGTATTGGTGCAACCGAGCTTTCTCGGCACCGACAATAGCTACTTGCTGGCGGCGTTGAGGCAAGCGCCGGATAAGTTGCGAGGCGTGGTTGTGCTGGAACCAGGCGTCAGTCGCGCCATATTGAATGACATGGATCACCTGGGCGTGGTCGGCGTTCGCTTGAACCTGATGGGTAAGGCGTTACCTGATTTTCGTAACAGTGCCTGGAGAGAGTTTTTCAGCCACATTGCTGATCTTGACTGGCATGTCGAGTTGCATCGGGAGGTAAAGGATCTGCCGGGACTGATCCATCAATTGACGCCGTTCGGTTTGAAGTTGGTGATTGATCACTTTGGTCGGCCGGATGCCAATTCGGGCGTCGATCAGCCCGGGTTTTGCGAGTTACTGGAGTTGGGATCGAAAGGTTCGATCTGGATGAAGGTATCGGGAATCTATCGTTTGGGAGGTACGCCGCAACAGAACATCAATTTCGCTCGAATGGCATTACCGCTGTTCGAACAAAGTTTCGGCCTTCGTCAGTTGGTGTGGGGCAGCGACTGGCCGCATACGCAGCATGAGCAAAGCATCGGTTTCGGCACCGTAGTCGATCAGTTGCAAGCCCTGGAGTGTTCGACGCAGGTTAGCTATTCGTTGCTGGTGCAAGCACCTCGAAGGTTATTCGGTTTTGCAAAAGGCGAAAGCTGA
- a CDS encoding fumarylacetoacetate hydrolase family protein — protein MKLISYRKEGEAHFGAVSGDGVVELTNRFSEVPDLATFLSNPSLLQEARKIIDAAQPDYPFSSIQLESVIPNPGKVICVGINYVAHAEEAGRKVGEFPVIFQRFAETLLPHGEPLVRPQVSEQFDFEAELAVVIGKGGAHIDPADAMDHVAGYTCFNDASVRDWQFHTHQYGMGKTFRKTGALGPWLVPASEISDYRKLVVRGVLNGEQLQEGSLSELAFDIPHLISYVSKALSWNPGDILATGTPSGIGFKRNPPIFLKPGDVFEVVITEIGTLSNGVIDEV, from the coding sequence ATGAAGCTGATTTCGTACCGTAAAGAAGGAGAAGCCCATTTCGGTGCCGTGTCCGGTGACGGAGTGGTTGAACTGACCAACCGTTTCTCGGAAGTGCCAGATCTCGCGACTTTTCTGAGCAACCCGTCCTTGCTTCAGGAGGCGCGCAAGATTATTGATGCTGCGCAGCCTGACTACCCATTCTCGAGTATCCAGTTGGAATCAGTGATACCCAATCCTGGAAAGGTGATTTGCGTAGGCATTAACTATGTTGCTCACGCTGAAGAGGCGGGCCGAAAGGTCGGCGAGTTTCCAGTGATTTTTCAGCGTTTCGCCGAAACTCTTTTGCCCCACGGCGAACCACTGGTTAGACCTCAAGTCTCAGAGCAATTTGATTTCGAGGCCGAATTGGCGGTTGTGATCGGGAAAGGTGGTGCACATATCGATCCGGCGGACGCGATGGATCACGTTGCGGGTTACACCTGCTTCAACGATGCCAGCGTCCGCGATTGGCAGTTCCATACGCACCAGTACGGTATGGGTAAGACCTTCAGAAAAACGGGTGCTCTGGGGCCTTGGCTCGTTCCGGCATCGGAAATTTCAGACTACCGAAAGCTAGTTGTGCGGGGGGTACTTAACGGCGAGCAACTGCAGGAAGGCAGCCTTTCGGAGCTGGCATTCGACATTCCTCATTTGATTTCGTATGTATCGAAAGCGCTTTCATGGAACCCTGGAGATATTCTGGCAACTGGTACTCCGAGCGGCATTGGCTTCAAACGCAATCCACCGATTTTTCTGAAGCCAGGTGATGTTTTTGAAGTGGTGATTACTGAGATTGGCACGCTGTCGAATGGTGTTATTGACGAAGTCTAA
- a CDS encoding cupin domain-containing protein codes for MAQLWVTPANPVRLEQERDPTLGNPSLIPPQGGTSIAMFDFPPDSVMQNPVDGVRAYEELGAALPGLIESFEPENPGMHTTATIDYGIILEGEMWLELDNGQSRLVKAGDIVIQNGTRHAWRNKSEGIARALFVMIGVSSPKKQVV; via the coding sequence ATGGCGCAGTTGTGGGTGACCCCAGCAAATCCGGTACGCCTCGAACAGGAACGTGATCCCACGCTAGGCAACCCTTCACTGATTCCTCCTCAGGGCGGCACCAGCATCGCCATGTTCGATTTCCCACCGGACTCGGTGATGCAGAACCCCGTCGATGGTGTGCGGGCCTATGAAGAGTTGGGGGCGGCTTTGCCTGGCTTGATCGAAAGCTTTGAACCGGAAAATCCGGGCATGCACACCACCGCCACCATTGATTACGGAATCATTCTGGAGGGCGAGATGTGGCTGGAGCTGGATAACGGTCAAAGCCGTCTCGTAAAGGCGGGAGACATCGTTATACAAAATGGCACACGACACGCATGGCGCAACAAAAGTGAGGGGATTGCCCGAGCACTGTTTGTGATGATCGGCGTGTCATCTCCAAAGAAACAGGTCGTGTAG
- a CDS encoding GntR family transcriptional regulator yields MSTLPSDTRLPLYQRLRDQLAEQIAKNRWRPGEAIPTEAALSAEYELSTGTVRKAIDALVSEGILERQQGRGTFIRRPQFQSSLFRFFRFQSASGERQVPESRILSIEPVAAPSAVAQALGLPSDAPVIRIVRLRLLEVQPVLAEEIWLPRSRFQPLLETDLSLKGPLLYPIYEDLCGQVVAYAEETLTAESVNDVHARLLQVPINSPVVVIERLARDYAGTPLEWRRSRGHAEHFRYSVDIR; encoded by the coding sequence TTGGCTGAGCAGATCGCCAAAAATCGCTGGCGTCCTGGCGAGGCGATTCCTACCGAGGCTGCGCTTTCAGCGGAGTACGAACTTTCTACCGGCACGGTGCGCAAAGCGATTGATGCGTTAGTCAGTGAGGGCATTCTGGAGCGTCAGCAGGGGCGAGGGACTTTCATTCGTCGTCCACAATTTCAATCCTCTCTGTTCCGCTTCTTTCGATTTCAGTCTGCTTCTGGTGAGCGCCAGGTACCGGAGAGCCGCATCCTGTCAATCGAGCCCGTTGCCGCGCCCTCGGCCGTAGCCCAAGCGCTTGGGCTGCCCTCCGATGCACCGGTGATTCGCATTGTTCGTTTGCGTTTGCTGGAGGTTCAGCCAGTACTTGCCGAAGAAATCTGGTTGCCGCGCAGCCGTTTCCAACCCTTGCTTGAGACCGACCTCAGCCTGAAAGGGCCATTGCTGTATCCAATCTACGAAGACCTCTGCGGCCAGGTCGTTGCCTATGCCGAAGAGACCCTCACCGCCGAGTCGGTCAACGACGTACACGCACGCCTGTTGCAGGTGCCGATTAACAGTCCGGTGGTAGTGATCGAACGGCTGGCCCGTGATTACGCCGGTACGCCACTGGAGTGGCGTCGTTCTCGTGGCCACGCAGAGCATTTCCGTTACAGCGTGGATATTCGCTAG
- a CDS encoding MFS transporter — MFSWYRQVTPRERKTFWACFGGWSLDALEVQMFGLAIPALIGAFALTKGDAGLISGVTLVTSAIGGWVGGTLSDRYGRVRTLQWMILWFSFFTFLSAFVSGFNQLLIVKALQGFGIGGEWAAGAVLMAETINPQYRGKVMGTVQSAWAVGWGLAVGVFTLIYSFVPQDMAWRVMFLVGLLPSFLIIWVRRNVEEPDSFQRLQKENAIPQSFFKSLAGIFRPDLIRVTLFGGLLGLGAHGGYHAVMTWLPTFLKTERNLSVLNSGGYLAVIIFAFWCGCVVSGFLIDRIGRRKNIVLFALCCVVTVQSYVFLPLTNTQMLFLGFPLGFFAAGIPASLGALFNELYPADVRGAGVGFCYNFGRVLSAVFPFLVGHMSDSMSLGSAIGIDAGIAYGVAVIAALCLPETRGRSLEASSASMPATVNGNESARA, encoded by the coding sequence ATGTTCAGCTGGTATCGCCAAGTCACTCCTCGGGAGCGCAAAACGTTTTGGGCCTGCTTCGGCGGATGGTCGCTCGACGCACTGGAAGTACAAATGTTTGGCCTGGCGATTCCGGCTTTGATCGGCGCCTTTGCCCTGACCAAGGGCGACGCGGGGCTGATCAGCGGAGTGACTCTGGTCACTTCAGCCATCGGTGGCTGGGTAGGGGGGACGTTGTCCGACCGCTACGGCCGGGTGCGTACGCTGCAGTGGATGATTTTGTGGTTCTCCTTTTTTACCTTTCTCTCCGCGTTTGTGAGCGGCTTCAACCAGCTCTTGATCGTCAAGGCGCTCCAGGGTTTCGGCATCGGCGGCGAGTGGGCAGCAGGTGCAGTATTGATGGCCGAAACCATCAATCCGCAGTATCGCGGCAAAGTGATGGGCACCGTACAAAGTGCCTGGGCCGTGGGTTGGGGGCTGGCCGTCGGAGTGTTCACACTGATTTATTCCTTCGTGCCGCAGGACATGGCGTGGCGCGTGATGTTCCTGGTCGGGCTGCTACCGTCGTTCCTGATTATCTGGGTGCGTCGTAATGTCGAGGAGCCCGACAGCTTCCAGCGTCTGCAAAAAGAAAACGCCATCCCGCAAAGTTTCTTCAAATCCTTGGCCGGCATCTTCCGCCCCGATTTGATCCGCGTAACGCTGTTCGGTGGTCTGTTGGGTTTGGGCGCGCACGGTGGTTACCACGCGGTGATGACCTGGCTGCCGACGTTCCTCAAGACTGAGCGCAATCTGTCCGTACTGAACTCTGGCGGCTACCTGGCGGTGATCATCTTCGCGTTCTGGTGTGGGTGTGTAGTCAGCGGCTTTTTGATCGACCGTATTGGCCGACGCAAAAACATCGTGCTGTTCGCGCTTTGCTGTGTCGTCACTGTGCAGAGTTATGTGTTCCTGCCGCTGACCAATACCCAGATGCTGTTCCTGGGGTTCCCGCTCGGCTTTTTCGCGGCCGGTATTCCCGCGAGCCTTGGAGCACTGTTCAACGAGCTGTACCCGGCGGATGTACGCGGTGCCGGTGTGGGCTTCTGCTACAACTTTGGCCGAGTGCTTTCAGCTGTGTTCCCGTTCCTGGTCGGTCACATGAGCGACTCCATGTCCCTTGGGTCTGCGATTGGTATCGACGCCGGGATTGCCTACGGCGTTGCGGTGATCGCGGCACTTTGTCTGCCGGAAACCCGTGGACGCAGCCTCGAAGCTTCGAGTGCATCGATGCCAGCAACGGTCAACGGCAACGAGAGTGCGCGGGCCTGA
- a CDS encoding gluconate:H+ symporter, translating to MTPLDIDLLLTALVSVLVLVALIVSRLKMHPLLALLVVSVGVGFATSMEPETIVSHLITGAGKTLGAVGVVIALGAMLGKILADAGVTEQVAEVILKRTSDRMIPWAMMMVAFVIGIPMFFEVGLVIMLPLIFSVARKLESQARFKGSAYVYVGVPVIAALAAMHGMVPPHPGPLTAIAALKTSVGPTMLYGFLAAIPAMILGGPLYGAFISPRMSTRPDQVLLDQFTLAEKADGQPSTSVCLGVLAALLPAILMLIHAVAEMVLPKGNAILKMASFLGNPLIAMLLGVLFAGASLVLVRGGDAGQLRESLGKSLKPIASIIMIIAGGGAFQELLTSAKVGDAIVHLTQQSAFPPLILGWLIAMLLSVSTGSATVGIVGAAGLLAPLAGADPSLNLPLLALSIGCGSLFFNYANHAGFWMVKESFGMTMGEATKTISVVQSIVAVVGLIVVLMLNAAVTVI from the coding sequence ATGACTCCTTTAGATATAGACCTCTTACTGACCGCATTGGTGAGCGTCCTGGTGCTGGTGGCGCTCATCGTGTCGCGTCTCAAAATGCACCCGCTCCTGGCCTTGCTAGTAGTTTCCGTTGGCGTTGGCTTTGCAACCAGTATGGAGCCAGAAACCATCGTCTCCCACTTGATCACCGGCGCCGGAAAGACACTGGGGGCAGTAGGGGTCGTAATCGCGCTTGGAGCGATGCTAGGCAAAATTCTTGCTGACGCAGGCGTCACAGAGCAGGTCGCCGAGGTCATCCTCAAGCGAACATCGGATCGGATGATACCTTGGGCCATGATGATGGTTGCATTTGTAATTGGCATTCCCATGTTTTTCGAGGTGGGCTTGGTGATCATGCTGCCACTGATATTCAGCGTGGCGCGAAAGCTGGAAAGCCAGGCTCGCTTCAAAGGTTCAGCGTATGTGTATGTGGGTGTTCCGGTGATTGCGGCACTTGCAGCCATGCACGGGATGGTACCGCCGCACCCTGGCCCCTTGACGGCCATCGCCGCGCTCAAAACCTCGGTTGGGCCCACAATGCTCTATGGCTTCCTTGCGGCTATTCCTGCAATGATTTTAGGCGGCCCGCTTTATGGCGCATTCATTTCGCCGCGCATGAGCACTCGGCCCGATCAGGTTTTGCTAGATCAGTTCACCCTAGCTGAAAAAGCCGACGGTCAACCAAGCACCAGCGTATGCCTTGGCGTGCTGGCAGCCTTGCTACCGGCGATCCTGATGCTGATTCATGCCGTCGCTGAGATGGTATTACCCAAGGGCAATGCGATCCTGAAAATGGCAAGTTTCTTGGGCAATCCCCTGATAGCCATGCTCCTAGGCGTGCTGTTCGCAGGGGCAAGTCTGGTACTCGTGCGGGGCGGCGATGCGGGGCAGTTGCGCGAATCCCTGGGCAAGAGCCTCAAGCCAATCGCCTCAATCATCATGATCATCGCCGGCGGTGGTGCCTTTCAGGAGCTGCTGACCAGCGCCAAGGTGGGCGATGCCATTGTGCACCTGACTCAGCAGTCTGCGTTCCCTCCGCTGATCTTGGGTTGGTTGATCGCGATGTTGCTCTCGGTATCTACCGGTTCTGCCACTGTAGGTATCGTTGGTGCTGCGGGCTTGCTGGCGCCGCTTGCAGGTGCTGATCCCAGCCTCAACCTGCCTCTGCTTGCCTTGTCCATAGGCTGCGGCTCGCTGTTCTTCAACTATGCGAACCATGCGGGCTTCTGGATGGTGAAGGAATCCTTCGGCATGACTATGGGCGAAGCCACCAAGACCATTTCGGTGGTTCAATCCATCGTAGCCGTGGTCGGTTTGATTGTGGTGTTGATGTTGAATGCGGCTGTCACGGTGATTTGA
- a CDS encoding amino acid synthesis family protein, with the protein MSLVMVRKVKLDVEEVFHEGGPRLSAPLRIAVATAVVANPYAGKYVEDLLPFMQELRALGAELSEQLIQTLGGAKHVQAYGKGAIVGEDGELEHGAVWHEAGGWAMREALGNPKAIVPAAKTIGGPGCRVMIPLGHIQAAYVRSHFGVAEMTVWDGPRRGEIAFGLAMATGGRIHARLGGLAASDVKGEDGLR; encoded by the coding sequence ATGTCGCTTGTGATGGTTCGTAAGGTCAAGCTGGACGTTGAAGAGGTATTCCACGAGGGCGGGCCTCGTTTGTCAGCCCCGCTGCGGATTGCAGTAGCCACCGCGGTGGTCGCCAATCCTTACGCAGGTAAGTATGTAGAAGACTTGCTGCCGTTTATGCAGGAACTGCGAGCTTTAGGCGCAGAGCTGTCGGAGCAACTGATCCAAACCCTGGGCGGAGCTAAACACGTACAGGCCTATGGCAAGGGCGCAATCGTTGGTGAAGACGGTGAGTTAGAGCACGGCGCCGTATGGCACGAAGCAGGTGGCTGGGCAATGCGCGAAGCGCTAGGCAACCCGAAGGCGATAGTTCCTGCGGCCAAAACTATTGGCGGCCCAGGCTGCCGAGTGATGATCCCACTAGGGCATATCCAAGCTGCATACGTTCGTAGCCATTTCGGCGTTGCTGAAATGACTGTATGGGATGGCCCTCGCCGTGGCGAAATTGCCTTTGGCCTAGCCATGGCTACAGGCGGACGAATACATGCACGATTGGGCGGTCTCGCTGCCTCCGACGTAAAGGGCGAAGACGGACTGCGTTAG